A part of Capsicum annuum cultivar UCD-10X-F1 chromosome 6, UCD10Xv1.1, whole genome shotgun sequence genomic DNA contains:
- the LOC107874792 gene encoding uncharacterized protein LOC107874792, translated as MKITCGSLKWLTTLDCDNLIAADFDTPNLFKFQFRSYYPTSTFNLKASALLKAVFQLYPISGDSGGHSKLMKFLANFNHSKSIELSRHCDKDIVIPKDLREILLPPLYGTNILRVNFLHQFNNSVVDVVDSILWISPHLDTLSFTQAPGLKTMKFIYEDALDEDKKPCCASLPWKCWEAYIKESRIA; from the exons atgaagatcACATGTGGCAGTCTCAAATGGCTGACAACCTTAGATTGTGATAATCTGATTGCTGCTGACTTCGACACTCCTAATTTATTCAAGTTCCAATTCAGAAGTTATTATCCAacttcaacattcaacttgaaaGCTTCAGCTTTGCTGAAAGCCGTTTTCCAGTTGTACCCAATATCTGGTGACAGTGGTGGGCACTCTAAGCTGATGAAATTTCTTGCGAACTTCAATCATTCCAAGTCTATTGAATTATCGCGCCACTGCGACAAG GACATAGTTATACCAAAAGACCTGAGAGAAATCCTCCTTCCACCCCTTTATGGTACTAATATTTTGCGAGTGAACTTTCTTCATCAATTCAATAATTCAGTTGTCGATGTTGTTGATAGTATTCTTTGGATTTCTCCTCACCTGGACACCCTATCTTTTACCCAAGCTCCAGGCTTAAAAACCATGAAG TTCATATATGAAGATGCATTGGATGAAGACAAGAAGCCTTGTTGTGCATCTCTACCATGGAAATGTTGGGAGGCATACATTAAAGAAAGTCGAATTGCATAA